The proteins below come from a single Rhizobium sp. BT04 genomic window:
- a CDS encoding ATP-dependent endonuclease: MKLKHIAIRNFRRLENVTIDVEEKETIFVGPNNSGKTSATAIFRCFLGGRDFKIHDFSVARIADFETLVENEASGPPEISLDLWFEIDPNTIAFGRVFSLLPKLSDFTRVGFRLTYGINDVKKLREQYFAAYPSDENGKRSQTLFEYLATDANLARHSAVRYASLEEAKDENDGVAIVATPVEPEEGKRLVKQLIRVEFVDAQRNINDDDNSRSNRLSAAFASYYRKNLEQAESAAEAHRVIDENNAQLTSHYEVQFAPLISLIKGLGVPSVNDRELRIISSLTPETALRGNTELLYIDPNRQHELPELYNGLGFKNLIYMAIQARHFHSQWQETAENRPLCLLIFIEEPEVHLHAQVQQTFITNIWSVINQSAAGKPEFTPQLVVTTHSSHILDAVDFEKVRYFQRSYLAGETVKAGIRNASDVLSLRAFSPEADIVEGVAIPPSDTLAFLKRYLRLTHCDLFFADAAILVEGAAEKLLLPSMIEQAAKRLRTCYLTVLEVGGAYAHRFEGLLAFLRIPYLVITDLDSVQPAGYPSICRADVAGARTSNASLKKLCGKETVGELISLQSADKIDEAKDRCIAFEGDVLVIEGANQFAMRPRTLEEAIAYENFAMVRSGSLSIGVAIPEALAEAYEQIYERIKSSEFKKTDFAMNLLANTAIWTVPAYIADGLRWLELRLCGPAPKEPPTLKDTDGAAPALKSAGEAAA; encoded by the coding sequence ATGAAATTAAAGCATATTGCGATCCGAAATTTTCGGCGCCTTGAGAACGTGACGATCGATGTTGAAGAAAAAGAGACGATATTTGTCGGCCCAAACAACAGCGGCAAGACATCAGCAACCGCGATCTTTCGCTGCTTTCTTGGCGGCCGCGACTTCAAAATCCACGATTTTTCGGTCGCAAGGATCGCCGATTTCGAGACCCTTGTTGAGAACGAAGCATCTGGCCCGCCTGAGATCAGTCTTGACCTCTGGTTTGAGATCGACCCAAACACCATTGCCTTCGGCCGCGTGTTTAGCCTGCTGCCCAAGCTGTCAGATTTCACGCGGGTTGGCTTTCGCCTCACCTACGGAATCAATGATGTCAAGAAGTTACGTGAGCAATATTTCGCGGCTTATCCTAGCGATGAGAACGGCAAACGCAGCCAAACGCTGTTCGAATATCTTGCTACGGACGCCAATTTAGCCCGCCATTCGGCCGTCCGATACGCTTCTTTGGAAGAAGCCAAGGACGAGAATGATGGCGTCGCGATCGTAGCCACGCCAGTGGAGCCTGAAGAAGGCAAGCGTCTAGTGAAGCAATTGATCCGTGTCGAATTCGTCGATGCACAGCGCAACATTAACGACGACGACAACAGCCGCAGCAACCGGCTGTCCGCCGCATTCGCTTCATACTATCGCAAGAACCTTGAACAGGCCGAATCTGCTGCCGAAGCTCATCGGGTGATCGATGAAAACAACGCACAGTTGACGAGCCACTACGAGGTACAGTTCGCACCCCTGATCAGCCTGATTAAGGGATTGGGAGTACCCTCAGTGAACGATCGCGAGTTGCGGATTATTTCGTCCCTCACTCCGGAGACTGCGCTGAGAGGCAACACCGAGCTGCTCTACATCGATCCGAACCGCCAGCACGAGCTTCCCGAACTCTATAACGGGCTCGGCTTCAAGAATCTGATCTACATGGCGATCCAGGCACGCCACTTCCATTCGCAGTGGCAGGAAACCGCCGAAAACCGACCGCTGTGCCTGCTCATCTTCATCGAGGAGCCTGAAGTCCATCTTCATGCGCAGGTCCAGCAGACCTTTATCACCAATATCTGGAGCGTGATCAATCAATCGGCGGCGGGGAAGCCCGAGTTCACTCCGCAACTCGTCGTAACTACCCATTCCTCACACATTCTTGACGCCGTGGATTTCGAGAAAGTGCGTTACTTTCAGCGCTCCTATCTTGCCGGGGAAACCGTAAAAGCGGGTATTCGAAACGCGTCGGACGTCCTCAGCTTGCGGGCTTTCAGTCCCGAAGCGGACATAGTCGAAGGCGTCGCCATTCCGCCATCGGATACGCTTGCGTTCTTAAAGCGCTATTTGAGACTTACCCATTGTGACTTGTTTTTCGCCGACGCCGCGATACTGGTCGAAGGCGCCGCCGAGAAGCTCCTGTTGCCTTCGATGATCGAGCAGGCAGCAAAGCGGCTACGCACCTGCTATCTCACGGTACTGGAAGTTGGTGGCGCTTATGCCCATAGATTTGAAGGGCTGCTCGCGTTCCTCCGCATTCCCTATCTTGTCATCACCGATCTCGATTCGGTTCAGCCGGCCGGTTACCCGAGCATATGCCGAGCAGACGTTGCGGGCGCGCGAACTTCGAACGCGTCGCTCAAAAAACTTTGCGGCAAGGAAACTGTCGGCGAACTGATCTCCTTACAGTCTGCCGACAAGATCGACGAGGCAAAAGATCGGTGCATAGCGTTTGAGGGCGACGTGCTGGTGATCGAGGGAGCGAACCAATTTGCCATGCGTCCTCGCACACTTGAGGAAGCTATTGCCTATGAAAATTTCGCGATGGTACGCTCGGGCTCGCTTTCGATCGGTGTCGCTATCCCGGAAGCACTGGCCGAAGCCTATGAGCAAATCTACGAACGAATCAAATCGAGCGAGTTCAAGAAAACCGACTTCGCTATGAATTTGCTAGCGAATACGGCAATTTGGACAGTGCCGGCATATATTGCCGATGGCCTACGTTGGCTTGAGCTTCGCCTGTGCGGGCCTGCGCCAAAAGAGCCGCCAACCCTAAAAGACACGGATGGTGCGGCCCCAGCGCTGAAGTCTGCGGGAGAAGCCGCGGCATGA